CAGGTAGTGCTGGGAGAGGATAGTGGGTTCCTTAGATTTACCCTCCTAGCCTCTCATGAGCCAACAGTGATAGTGATTGTACCTAGACATTGGCCTGACCAGAGAGGCCAGAGATACTATTGCATAAAATCTcctcaaatgttttatttaaaaatatcttggctTTTgcagcacttgggtggctcagtaggttaagcctccgctcttgattttggctcaggtcatgatctcacagtcgtGGAGCTCCCAGTCATccggaagtctgcttgagattttctctcttcttctctctttgccctttcCCCACCTCCTTCTCACGTGgactctctcatgaatcaatcttttaaagaaatttcttggCTCTTAAACAATTTGACTTTCAAGTGCAGCCtcacagtttttgtttgttttttttttttaagattttatttatttattcatgagaggcacagagagaggcagagacaaaggcagagggaaaagcaggacccctgtggggagcctgctatgGAACCTGGACGgaaatcgatcccaggaccccaggatcatgatccgagccaaaggatccactgagccacctagatgccccagaGTGGTTTTTTAAATCCACTTCATTCTCCTAAAATCCTTGAAATGAAGTTTATTTAGCAACACCTCTCCCCAGTGCCTGACCAAAGTGTCTCGTTTATCTATCTGAATGGGTACCTCAAAATTGAGGCACTTATTACTCGCATTAGCTGCTTCCAAAGTCGTCAGTTCCTGCTCTTGCGCTCTGCACCACACATCTGACTTTTTGCCTCAGGTTCGGATTGTGACCAAGTGTGTTAGTGTGCGTGGTGCAGGTGTAGATTTTCTGCCTGAGACCGACGTGGCTTCGTCGGTCATCAGGAACGCCCGCATGGTGGGCGAGCCACGGCTGGCATGGGCCCGGCCCACGGTTCCCCCACACCGACTTTAAAGGCAGATCCcaggcgatccctgggtggctcagcggtttagcacctgcctttggcccagggcacgatcccggagtcccaggatcgagcccgcccgcgtcgggctcccggcatggagcccgcttctccctctgcctgtctctcctctctctatgactatcatgaataaataataaaaagtatttttaaaaataaaataaaaaaaaataaaggcagatcCCAGCTCCGGCGCACCCCGAGCCCAGCTGAAGCTAACCGAGCCTTCGTGAGCCATGGCCGCAGCTGTCGCACCAACCCCGGGGATTCGGCAGCTTcgctgcgccgccgccgccgccgcctaaGCGTCGCCATAGCAACGGCGCCCAGCGCGGAGCTGCAGGCCCGGCCTCCAGAGGCTCGCCCCGCCCACAGTTGCTCTGGCAACCGCGCCGCGCTCCGCAGGTTTGGGCTGCTTGGCCCCGCCCCATGGCCGTGCGTACGTGCGTCGTCTCTATGGTGGCGGCGGATTCGCGGCGACCGAACGATTCCCGGAGTCAGGCAAGTGATCCCGAGGCTGCGGGTGTGACCTCTGGCCCGGGCCGGGGGCTTCGGGGAGCCAGCTGAGAGAGGAGGGTCTGAGGGCTACCCTGCCTCAGGCCGCCTTCGCTCGGGCGCTGGGCGCCCCCGGGTCCTGTGCCATCGCCATCGCCATCGCCATCCCCACTCTGGGattcccgccccgccccgtgacTCAGCCCTGAGGCTCCCCTTTCCTGCTACCCAAGACCTCCCCACGCCAGACTCCGCATCGCCGTCCTCGGGGTCCCCATCACCTCCTGACCCACCCTCGGTGGTCTCCTTCAGTGCCTCGTGacagcaccccgccccccccattCCTCCTGCAGGAATCACCGCTGTCGTCTGTTTCCTGCGCGCCTGCGATTCGGCCCCGTCTCCGCTAGGATGTTCCGCCGGGAGCGCTCTATTCCGCTGCGAGGTTCGGCTGCAGCCCTGTGCAACAACCTCAGCGTGCTGCACGTACCCGCCCGCAACCTCACACATTTTGGGGTGGTCCATGGACCCAGCGCCCAGCTTCTCAGCGCTGCTCCTGAGGGTGTGCCGTTGGCCCAGCGCCAGCTCCACGCTAAGGAAGGAGCTGGAGTGAGCCCTCCACTTATCACCCAGGTAAGGCATGGCGTTGAGAGTGGTGTTACTGAACCCAGTCCTCATCTCTGTCCTTCCTCTACAAGTCTCAAGGAATCTGCCTTTCCCAACCCTCTAATTTCCCAGTCTTTTGAGTCCTGTCCTCCACTCTGACCACTTTTTCCTACCCTGGGCCACTTCCCTTTAGGTCCATTGGTGTGTCCTCCCTTTCCGGGTGTTGCTGGTACTCACCTCACATCGAGGAATACAGGTAAGAAGAGCTTCCTACCCTCCCTGACTAGAGTCTTCTCAACTTTTCCCCCAGGACCCTAGACCCTACCCCACTTGCTTCTAAACACAAATTCTTCACATGTTTAGCCTactcttatttctcattttcgTTCCTTCCATCTTTTCCAATTCCCAAGTGCCATCTCCACTACCTGCCTCTTTACTAGCTGTCTGACCTCAGGCAGTTAACTTCTCAGAGCTTCAGtgtcctctgtaaaatgggaataaaagtaGTGCCTGCCTCCCAGAGTCGTTTTGAGGATGAAATGGGCTAAAGCTAATGTGAGTATGTGAAGTACTCAGCATAGCTCAGCAAAGGTCAGCTGGATTGTGCTCCCATCCTTGCTCTTGTCTTCCAGATGTACGAGTCAGATGGTTCTGTCATGGTTTATTGGCACGCCCTGGACTCTGGAGACGTGTCTCCAGGTACCTGCAGGACTGAGTTGGGGTGAGGGTAGGGAGTGTTtggtggggctggaggaggtgCTATTTCTAATAGTATTCCCCTTTCATACTCAGTACAGGCTGTGTTTGCCCGAGGAATTGCTTCCAGTGGCCACTTCATCTGTGTGGGTGAGGGGGCCAAAGGGAGGGCATTGGGGAGGTCCTGAGGTAGAGGGGTGTGGGCTGTGGCTAGGAGGATGCTGAAGGTTTGGGGGGAATTTTTAGGGTTAGAGGGAAGGGTAGGAGTGAAGGGGGCTCTTACAGAGACTCCAAAAAAGCAAAGGAGGGCTTCAGAGGGGCAGGACAGGCTAGAATAACAGCAGTCAATGGAGGAGCAGAGCTGTTGGAGCAGTGAGTGGTGGGTTTGTTAcgaagggaggaaggatggagagagTGCTGTGTGTGGTGGTTGGAGACTTAGGAGGATCAGGAAGTCATCAGTGGGCACTGTGTTCTACAGGAACATGGTCAGGCCGGATACTGGTATTTGACATCCCAGCCAAGGGTCCCAACATTGTACTGAGTGAAGAGCTGGCTGGACACCAGACATCAGTCACAGACATTGCAACAGAGCCTGCCCAGGGACAGGTGAGTGGATTCCCCCTACAATTCCAGTGAGCCTGAGAGCTCTCCCACTTTGGCAGGTAGCAGACCTGGGTTTAAGTCTTGATTCCAACACTAAGCAGCTGGATCACTTTGGGCATATTGCAGCTCTTTCCCAGGCTTCAGCAACCTCAAGTCCAGTGATGAAGCCCTACATTCCATTTATGTGGCATTTAATAGTTCACGACCCCTTTTCAGTACTGGTGTGAATTGAGGAGTTGGGACAGATGGTGTCTAAGATGCTTTCTAACTCTGACATGTGCAGCTTCCTTTTCTGGACTTGGGCATGCCCTACTTATTTAGGCCCACCTCTAGTGCCACTCTCTTCAGGAAGCCATCCCCTTATTCCTGCTCCCACTAATCTCCCTTGGCTGGACCCTGAATTATTACTACCCTCAAAGACAACCCTTGTCTCCCTAATTGGATTACAAACCTGTTGAGAACAGGGTATGTATGTTCTAATTCATATTCTCCACTGCACCTGACCCAGAGCTGGGCCCATGAGCTATGTTGTTTGCCTGGGGTTGGGGGTTTTCAAGAGGCCTAGACTAGTCACGACTGTGACCAGCTCACTGCAAGACCTCCAGAAGATCATAACACTAtggtctcagcttcctcatccatCCAGCGAGGACAATGATATACCCCACTCCTCACACATGGTTTGTCAGGTCAGTGAGAGTCAGACTAAGGAATGCAAGGCgggggggcgcctgagtggcttagtcagttaagtaacAGCCTTCAGCTTgtattgtgatcctggggtcctgggatcgagccccacatcaggcttcctgctcagaggagagcctacttcttcctctccccgcccccttgCTGgtgatctctgtctctctctctctctctctctctcaaataaataacgtctttaaaaaaggaatgcaaGGGAGGCATTGTATGCATCCTGAGGAAACCCCATATCCAGCTGGTGAGGGCTCCACATTTTGCCCTTTCCTTGGAGAGGCAAAGATGCAAGTGAGGCCTCCCTTTCCCTTCTGGCCTGTATACAGCACCcagcaggggaggaagggaaggactGATCTTACTTTTCTTCTCAGGACTGCGTGGCTGACATGGTGACAGCAGATGACTCAGGCTTGCTATGTGTCTGGCAGTCAGGGCCCGAATTCAAATTAATGACCCGAATTCCAGGATTTGGGTAGGTGAGGTGGAAGGGGGCTGATACCTTCCTGAGTGGTCAGAGCAAATTTAAGTGGATTATCACCCTCGCAGGGTCCCGTGCCCTTCTGTGCAGCTATGGCACGGGATAGTCGCAGCAGGCTACGGGGATGGGCAAGTGCGTCTGTATGAGGCCAGTACAGGAACTCTGCACGTCCAGATCAGCGCCCATGCCCGGGCCATCTGTGCCCTGGACTTGGCTCCTGAGGTGGGCAAGGTCAGTCTCcttctccatccctccatccccatgTTCCTGGTACAGGGATGTTGAGAGGAACTGCACAGGCTTGTCTGCTCCTCAGTCTAGCCCTGTCCCTGGGTACCCGGACCAGGCACTACAGCCAATGCTAGTCCCCTGTCAGCATGTGCTAGTGCCCACTTTTcctacaaccttttttttttatagcttctCTCTGCAGCCGAGGACACCTTTATACACATCTGGAAGCTGAGCAGAAGCCCGGAGAGTGGCCACACTGAGGTGTGTGTTGTGGGAGGAGTGGAAAGTGGGGTCCAAGCATAAGGCAGCAGGCCCTGAGCAGCCCTCTTCTCCCCCAGGTGGAACACTGTCATGGTGAGTGTGTACCTGACACCCAGGTCTGTGGTGCCCGATTCTGTGACCCCTCAGGCAGCTCCTTTGCTGTGACTGGCTATGACCTTGCTGAGATCCTGAGATTCAGCAGCGCGTGAGAAGAGCAGCCCTCCTTTCTCCCTGCCGTATTTATAAAGGAACCCTCCACCCAGCCCTTGTCTGTTTACTCAGTATCACAGGCGACGATCAGTCAGCTCAGCTCCAGGGATGAGGGTATGGGGCAGGTCCAAACCAAGCAAAGAGGCAGTCTGTCCTCAAGAACCAGGTGAGGGCTGCCGTTAAATAACTTTTAATGGTTGTTGTGAGAGTCACAAGGGAGGTGACTCCCAAGGCTCTTCAGTGCCATCCTCAAAGCTGGTTAGTGCAGGGAGGTAGGGCAGGATTGGTTCCAGTTTTCTCCCAGGAAGGGTTTAAGGGGGGTCCCAGCCAGTCCCAGGAATGAGCCCCTCAGCACCTTGGCAACCACAGCTGAAGAGGGGCTTCTGCTCCCCCAGTccagcagaggaaggggaggccAAGCTGGCCAACCTGCTACTGACAGCGCCGCATCCAGAGCCCAACTGCACGTAGGTCCTCTCTTCCTCTGGCCAGATCCTGTTGCAAGCACCTTTCTGTCTCATACTGGTGACTGGAGCCAAGTGCGGGGTGGGCCTTTGCTGAAGAGGCCTCTGGACCTTGGGGATCGctgctgggggagaggggcaacCGCGTGGGAAGCCCTAGGGGAGTGGTCTGGGGGGACAGCGTCCAGGGAGAATGTTCGGGGTCGCCCCCAGGGCATGGGGTAGGTccgagctggggctggggccactGAGGCAGGTGAGCAGGGGCTAGGCAGGGCAGGCTGTTCTGTAAACATTGCTAGCCAGGGTGGGGGTGTCTCCAGCCTTGTGCCCTCCCGCTGGGCCAAGATGTCTGTCACCGCTGCGATGTCATCCAGCGGCTCAATAGCTGTGACACCAGGAAGGGGTTGAGGGGAGGGGGCTAGTCAGAGCTTAGGCCCCAGGCCTACCCAGCCCTGATCATCACCTGTCACTGTAATAGGAGGAAAGCAAAGCCCGGATCTCAGCTGAGATCGTATTATCCTGCAGGAGAAGCCCCTCacctgggccccctggggccacAGTCTCTGATAAGACTACAGGATCCGGGATGCAGGGGGATGGAGATGAAGGGGTGGGCagaagtgaatgaaaaaaattaagaaaaggaggaaaatgaaagcagTGCCAGGCAAGTgaagggtcagaggaagagacaggaatCCGCAtgcagaaagggaaacagagaagaagaaattaggaaagaaaCCCATGAAATGAATCTGGCTATTTGGGGGTTTGTCTGGAACTGTGGTGGCGATAGCTCTAAGAAGAGCTGGAGAAGAGAAACCAATGCAACAGGACTGAGTGGGCCTTGGGTCCCCAGAGCTCTGCCTCAGCCTattgctttctctctgtttccattATCTGGGCTACCTTGaagcccccaccccacttcccatCATGTTCCTGAAGTGTTCTTTCACTCACCCATCTCATGGTACAAGGATCCCTGCTTGGCCAGTACTTGGGGTGGTTTCCGGGGAACAGGGGTTTCAATCTTCATGATCTCATCACAGCACTGCTTCCACTGGCCTGAAGGGAGAGCAATgattggggagggaggaggaagacggAGAGGGCCAggccctcctctcccctgcaACATTTCCCTTCCATGCTTTCTGAAAACAGAGGCCTTTGCTAAAAATAAACCCCATCCCTCACAAAGGTTCAGACCATCCCCCTCCTCTTACTCATGTCAAAGAAAAGCTGCCACAGAGCTTCCATCCAGCTGTGCATGGCTCCCCGACTCTCTGTCTGAAGGGTGTGTGTCACCTCGTCCTCCCCATACCGGTTACTGATGCTCAGGGTGAAGGGCCGGCCTGCAGCCTGCTCCAGCTCCCCTGCCCGCACTCGAGTCTCCTGCAGGAGAAAAAGGCTCTGCTTCCACCTTCATCCTGATCACAGAAGTCAGCAGTGACCTGAGGCAGGTTTGGTCATCCCTGCCTTAGAAGGAGGAGCTTGTTGGGTCTCTCATTTGCCTCCTATTGAGCAGAGCAGAAAGGAATGGCAGGAAAGGACTGGGATGAAACAGAGCGTCCTCAGggaaaaggagcagaaggagacagggacagagggatTAAGTGAGACGGAGAAGGCACAGAGATGAGCAGGAGTGCTGAGGCCTGATGGCCCTCGGTACTTCCATAAAAGTTGGCAGGAGAGCCAGCAGAAGGGGTCAGAAATCAAGAGGGATCACTGGACTTGGGTTGGGAGAGAAAGccaggaaagggagaaggtgCAGACTGCAATCTGAGGGAAAGGACAGAAAGGGGATGAAGATCCTAAACTGGCCATGGGACCCTCGGGGACTTGGTGCGGCTGTCGCTGGTGAGTAGGAGAGCCTTTTCCAGTGATGCCAGCGAGAACATTCCTGGCCCTGAAGCTGGGTGTGGTGCTGTTAGGAGCAGCAGCAGGCTAGACTTCCATCTCTGCACCCACCCTCCTGGGGCCTGAAGAAGATGCTCCTGGGCCTGGGCACCTGGTAGTTTCACCACCAAGGGACCCATCACCTTGTTGATGGCAATAGTAAACAACGGCTCTTCCCCAGTGTCTGCGTCTTCAGGTTGCCGGTAACAGAAGAGGTTTGTGCCTTTCAGGACTCCATGCACTCGCGCCCAGTCCTGCAGCTCCCCAGCTTGCTGCGTAAATGACTCAAGGTTTCCTGGGGGAATCACACCCTCCAACACCCTTCTTCCCATTCCCCCATTAGGCATCTGCTCCTTTCTGCCCACCCTCATGTCTGATCCTCCTGTCTTCTTGCCATAACCCTCCTTCCTCCGCCCAGATCTTGATTTCTCTGTAGTCCTTCTGTGCCCAGATGATCCAactctcctctgccttctccgTGTTCCCTTCTACACCTCAGGGCCCCTCACCTGTACCCTGAGGGTACCATTTGCGGTAGGCTGAGTCATGCAGaaaggctgagccaccaggcggcAACACACGCTACCATAAAGGGGAAGCCAGGCGGGATTCTCCTCTGGAGGACAGAAAGTGCAGGGTAAGGGTGGGGAACGAGAGGGGACTATCCAGTAGCCCCTATTCTCACTGTCTGGCGTCCCCTGCCCTCAACAACACATACTCACCATGGCTGGCGAGGGTGAGGTCGTGCGTGCGGAACCCATCTTGCACTGCTGCCAGGGTGAGTGTGGTGTGAGCCAACAGGTGGTAACGAGGACCACTGTAGGACAGATACAGAAGTGGGCCTCAGCCCAGTGATGGCTGTCTCAGGCAGCAGGAGCTCTGAGGGCAGAGCAAATCGGCCCCCATTGTTCAGGCTGTCCCCCAGAAAACTAGCTTGCCTCCCCCACAAGGCTGAGAACATTTACCGAGCTCCTGCTAAGTGTCACGTCCTGTACTTTAGATATGTTATCCCACTGTATTCCCACAACAACCTTGGGATGTTGGTGGCATTGTTTCCTTCACAGATGAGACAGCTTGAGGCTTGGAGAAGTTAAGAAATTTGCTCGTATTTTATAGCTGGTAAGTGGTACAGCCAGAATTTGACCTATAGCTGTCTCCAAAGGCAGCAAAATCACTGCCCTAGAGCTTCTGAAACTGCTGCTCAGAGACCCAGTGTTTCCATCCGGTGCTTCCAGGCACCAGTAGGCAACCCAGCAGGACCGGGGCTACTTTGGTCCAACCAGGGCACTCTGTTCTATCCACATAAGATGCATTTGCCACTGCAAAAAAACTGAAAACCCCAGAGCTTAGCTCTCCCTGCATTCCCACTGGTCTTCTCAGTTGACTTGGGCCCAGCTCCAGGGCATAGGCCAGAGTTCCCAGCTGTGTGGGCTACTGCTTGATCATGTAGGTCTGTGCACTGTGGTAGCAATGCAAAATAGGTTCTGCATGCTCAGCACAGCTCAGAGCCCACCCCCCCTTGGCCAGGATATATGCAGTTGAGGGCAGTGGGGGGATGTAGGACCTTACCCCACAGCTGGGGTGGGAAGCAAAATGGGACTGCTTCCTGAACCTCCAGCACTCTCCAGCGATGCCCGGACACGCCTTCCTGAGGAGCGGCCTAGGGAGCTGCTGAGTTTGGTGGCAAGCCTCTTGGGGGCTCCAGCCAGGGCCCCCTCCTCTTCCATGCAGGCCCCATACAGCTCCAGTCGCAGTTCAAAGTCTGGCCCTGCCTCGGTGCTATAGGAgtgtgggaggaagagaggacgATGGTCCTGGGGAAGCCCAGGGAGGCGTGAGAGGGTGGGCAGGGGTAGAGGATGGATGTGGTCCAAGCACAGGACAGCTGCAATGGATGCAAGCACAGGACAGCTCCgcgccaggtgaggcccaccttccttcctcccctgcagCTGGCATCCAAGGATTGGagcagagaggaaaaaggagggaGCCACAGGGACAAGGTACTCACAAGATCACGTTGTTCTGAAAGGAGATGTCTGTAAGGGTTCTGTCCACCAGGATCATTTCTGTGTCCTGAATGTGTTCCCCTAGCTGCAGCAGCAGGAACACAGCCCAGCGGTGCAAGTCTGGGGACAGAGGCCCAAGCTGGTAAAGACCGTGCCTCACAAGAACCTCCAACCTCAGGACAGTGCCCCACAAGAACCTCCAGCCTCTCTGATCCAGCATGTGTGGAACTCACCGCCTTTGTTCTTGAAATATTCTGTGTCCTTCCACATTAGTGGAATCCGGAGgtctgaggggcagaggggcaggaagagatGTTGAGACAGGGCAGGAGATCTTGTGATGGGCCAAGGAGTGCCAGCAGCTTGGGGGGGGTGAGGGCGGAATGCTTCTTACCAGAGATGCAGACCCGGCCTCGGCAAGGCGAGCGTTCAGCAGGCGGCCCACTGTCAGAAGGCCTGTGGGCAAATCACAGCATCCTGGCCTGACCTTTAGACCTTGTTTCTCCCCCACCGGTCTGGTTCCCAGGGGCTCTAGGatgcctccagcccaggacctagccccccaggtccccagccaGGCTGACAGCAGGGCTGGAGGGCAGTTAGAGCGGTCAATTGGACCCAGGGGTCCgctgggcttggagacactagagGCACATTAGCTCACATGCAGCACAaactccagccccctcccccaccaagcaCCCTCTCTGACCATCTCCCCCAGACTCCTGCCAGGCACACAGCAAGGCTTGAGGGAACAGGTGCCCAGAGAGACTCCTTTTCAAGGGCTCTTCTCCATTAAACCCCAGGCTTGGAGGAATTTGCAGGCTTTCTTTCTAACAATAGGAAAGGCTGTTCTTCACCATCTTATCACTTCTTTGATATAGGAGGGTACTAGGTCGGTCAGAAAATCAAGAAGCTaagtaaagaatatatattctatttgccacgcacctctctcttcctccccctcagTTCTGATTTCTCCTCTACCATCCCCAGATAGGTTGAGCCTTCCCAGTACCCCAAGTTCCTCAGCCCCCACACCGGGGCCTTTCCCCCCTCCCTACCCACCAGCAGGACTCCCCGAGCATGCATCTCTCCTAAGGTGACAGCCAGTTTAACCATTAGCAACTTAGTAGGGCCTTAAGCTAAATGATGTGACACTTTTGGCAACGCATTTAGTTGTCAGTGATTTGGGGTGTATCTCAAATCCCACTGCCTAGGCTGTGCGGGGACTTGGACAGGGTAACGCTTGATGATGGCTGCCTCTTGGGAGACAGCAAATTCACATTAGGAACTGCCCCTTGTCTGCCTGCCCATTTGCTTTACGGGGAAGCAACAGGTTTGCTTATCTACCTTCCCCTGGGGGCTTCATGAGTGAGCTCTGGAGGGCTCCTGGCAACTTCTGGTGGCAGCCTTCATGGCTGAGGTGGGAGGGGATCATACCAGTGAGTAGCTAGGACCTTCTTTCCATCCAGCTTTGTGGGGCCAAGCAGGCTTGTTTTGCCAGAAGCCAGTTTTCGAAATGACCAGTTTACCAAAAGTGGCCAATTCTCAGAATGATCAACTTGCCTGGTAttcattctctccaacattttaGTTTCACCAGAGCATCACCTCAACCATTTCCCTGCAGCTGTCAGATTGGCAGCATCTAATGTCAGTGTAGCTGGTGTTTCATATCCAGAAGCTGACcccttttaaaatacattatctaATCTATGTGAATGGGTAGGCattcccttaaatatttttttcccttaaatatttttaattatttcctccCTCAAGCACTGCTCATGTGTGAAGTGAGCCTCAGGTACACTATTGTCAGTTGGTGGTAAATTGGCCATCTGGTGAACTGACTTTGAGAAGATGAGCTTTCCAGAAGCCAGGCAGGCAGCCTCATCAGATCACAGGCTGAGTGTAGCAAATTAGCACTTTTATATTATAACCCCTCAGCCTCACAGCCTTTCACCAGATACCCTGGCTCTCCTGAGTCCAGTCCTAGCTACTCACTAGTGCACCTGTGGGCAGCACACTGTGGTAATAAAATGCCAATGGGTCTCCCAGGCATTTGACAGGGCTTCATGGGGAATTGACCTTCAGGGTGACCCAAACAAAGAACATATACACACTGCACCACTACCCGCCATAAGGCCTTGTGTCCCCCTTGCTCACCGCCGGCCTGTCTTCTCCAGCACCTGTGCCTCTTTCCGCCGCTGCAGCTCGCCCATGTAGCTAAGGATGCGGCTATTGCACACCAGCAGGCTCTTGGTGGCCTCTAGGGCCTGTTCTCGCTGGGAGCAGGCCGCCAGCAGCTTGCAGGCCCCTTCCCTCATCCGGATCTCATGGTCTAGCTTTCTCTGCAACTCTGTGTCCTAGACAGAGTGGGGAAAAGGATAAGAAGGAAATGTCAGTTGGGGACAGGCTGAAGCACCCTCCAGTCCCCAGTGGGCTGTGGCCCAGGAGAAACTGACAAGAAACTTCTATTTCAGGCAACTCAACCTCAGCTGCCCAATAACCAGAGAAGCTTTGTCCTCGTGCAGTTGATGGTAAGAGCTTAAATTCCTTCAGCCTCTTTTGAGCACAATTTGGAAAAATCTATGAAAACTAGAAATTCACATATCCTCTGGTCCAGCTATTCAATATCTAGGAGTTTATCCCACAAAGACAGTTAAACATGTGAGCAAAGCCATATTCATTGcaactttgttttaaaacacCAACATTAAAAGTTCACTCAAGCATTGGTTAAATAAGTTCCAGCATTTCCATGGAATATGGAATATTGCAAACATTAAAGAGTGAGGTAGACATATATATGCAGATAtgaaataatcttcaaaatatatgaaatgaggggtgcctgggtgtttcattcagttaagcatccaaatctcgattctggctcaggtcatgatctcagggttctgagaccgagccccgaatcaggctctgcactcaccaaggagtctgcttaggattatccttctccctttgcccctccccctgctcatgcttgaaCATGCATGCATACTtactctctctcagaaaaaaaaaaaaatatatatatatagtgtacaAATGGTAGCATGCTGTAATACTGTTCTACTCTCTTttcttactttatatatatatatatatatatatataggatactAGGTCGGTCAGAAAAtcaagtgatatatatatatgggccTGGGTGCCAGGAATGGAAAATAGatttatgttactttttaaaaaaatatatatccttctTTACTACTGTACAATTGGaaattgtgattttgttttgttttatgaggaagaaggggagagagaatctcaagcagactcatgcCCAACAGGACTGATGTGGAGCTTaatcttaatctgtaaaatgtaaatttaatcttacaaccctgagagcatgacctgaggcagaatcaagagtcagacacttaaccaactgagccactcaggcacctcttgtgttacctttttaaaatattaaatcctttcagttaaacacacacagacacacacacacattaccaGGCTCTACTTCAGACTTGCAGAGTAAGAATCTCTAAGAGTGGAACGTGGGTGGTTTTTTGAAAATTCCCCAAGTGCTTCTGAGGTGTAGGCAGGGCTGAGAACTACCaactaaagaaaatgaacaagataGTAAAGACCATCCTAGGTTACTCCAAAGACTCATgtgatggcgggggggggggcgggggggggcggggacatCTAGTTGGCAAGAGATCTATGGAGAAGGAGCATACCACCTATAGCATTCACCCATGCTTCTCAGAACCCTGTACACACTCCAAATTAGGGGATCCGCCACCTACTGGCTCTCTGATCTTGGGAGGTTGAGGACAGTGGCAAGGATTAGGGATGGGAAGGCAGGTAAAGCAGGTCAGGAGTGAGGGGCTAAATAGGCTGTGCATAAGGATGGGGCGGTGGTTTAGGCACTGAGAGAGGCACCAGGATTCTGAGGAACATTTACTCAGAAAGAGCCCTGGAGGTCTTGGCAGACAGTGGAGGGGAAGAGCACCAGTTTGACATAAGACAAACCTGGGTCTGAGTTAGTCCTGTCAGTCTTGAGAAGCTGGAAAGAACTGATTTAAAATGAGCT
This is a stretch of genomic DNA from Canis lupus baileyi chromosome 12, mCanLup2.hap1, whole genome shotgun sequence. It encodes these proteins:
- the RTKN gene encoding rhotekin isoform X7, which produces MFSRNHRSRVTVARGSALEMEFKRGRFRLSLFSDPPEDTELQRKLDHEIRMREGACKLLAACSQREQALEATKSLLVCNSRILSYMGELQRRKEAQVLEKTGRRPSDSGPPAERSPCRGRVCISDLRIPLMWKDTEYFKNKGDLHRWAVFLLLQLGEHIQDTEMILVDRTLTDISFQNNVIFTEAGPDFELRLELYGACMEEEGALAGAPKRLATKLSSSLGRSSGRRVRASLESAGGSGSSPILLPTPAVGGPRYHLLAHTTLTLAAVQDGFRTHDLTLASHEENPAWLPLYGSVCCRLVAQPFCMTQPTANGTLRVQQAGELQDWARVHGVLKGTNLFCYRQPEDADTGEEPLFTIAINKETRVRAGELEQAAGRPFTLSISNRYGEDEVTHTLQTESRGAMHSWMEALWQLFFDMSQWKQCCDEIMKIETPVPRKPPQVLAKQGSLYHEMAIEPLDDIAAVTDILAQREGTRLETPPPWLAMFTEQPALPSPCSPASVAPAPARTYPMPWGRPRTFSLDAVPPDHSPRASHAVAPLPQQRSPRSRGLFSKGPPRTWLQSPV
- the RTKN gene encoding rhotekin isoform X6 encodes the protein MFSRNHRSRVTVARGSALEMEFKRGRFRLSLFSDPPEDTELQRKLDHEIRMREGACKLLAACSQREQALEATKSLLVCNSRILSYMGELQRRKEAQVLEKTGRRPSDSGPPAERSPCRGRVCISDLRIPLMWKDTEYFKNKGDLHRWAVFLLLQLGEHIQDTEMILVDRTLTDISFQNNVIFTEAGPDFELRLELYGACMEEEGALAGAPKRLATKLSSSLGRSSGRRVRASLESAGGSGSSPILLPTPAVGGPRYHLLAHTTLTLAAVQDGFRTHDLTLASHEENPAWLPLYGSVCCRLVAQPFCMTQPTANGTLRVQQAGELQDWARVHGVLKGTNLFCYRQPEDADTGEEPLFTIAINKETRVRAGELEQAAGRPFTLSISNRYGEDEVTHTLQTESRGAMHSWMEALWQLFFDMSQWKQCCDEIMKIETPVPRKPPQVLAKQGSLYHEMVLSETVAPGGPGEGLLLQDNTISAEIRALLSSYYSDR
- the RTKN gene encoding rhotekin isoform X4, coding for MDRAREGSDTELQRKLDHEIRMREGACKLLAACSQREQALEATKSLLVCNSRILSYMGELQRRKEAQVLEKTGRRPSDSGPPAERSPCRGRVCISDLRIPLMWKDTEYFKNKGDLHRWAVFLLLQLGEHIQDTEMILVDRTLTDISFQNNVIFTEAGPDFELRLELYGACMEEEGALAGAPKRLATKLSSSLGRSSGRRVRASLESAGGSGSSPILLPTPAVGGPRYHLLAHTTLTLAAVQDGFRTHDLTLASHEENPAWLPLYGSVCCRLVAQPFCMTQPTANGTLRVQQAGELQDWARVHGVLKGTNLFCYRQPEDADTGEEPLFTIAINKETRVRAGELEQAAGRPFTLSISNRYGEDEVTHTLQTESRGAMHSWMEALWQLFFDMSQWKQCCDEIMKIETPVPRKPPQVLAKQGSLYHEMVLSETVAPGGPGEGLLLQDNTISAEIRALLSSYYSDR